The following are encoded together in the Streptomyces tsukubensis genome:
- a CDS encoding helix-turn-helix domain-containing protein — protein MSDPTVRRRRLGAELRRLRDVAGLKIDEVVERTTLNAPKVSRIETARIGVKVADLDTLLDLYAVDDAEKRDALHRLARDGRTRGWWQTYRDYISPAYADLISLEADAKSMRSYETTLIPGLLQTAAYARATIDAINMTTPRERVNALVEIRMARQSVLSRPQPLELWAIVHEAALRLDVPGPHVMRDQLQRLLDLQDLPHVSIQALPLDAAPHPGLSGAFAVIGFPETADLDVVHVESLTSALYVEDPAEVSIYGSAFERLRAAALPFDKTADLIAQVKDSIT, from the coding sequence ATGAGTGATCCGACGGTCCGTCGGCGGCGACTCGGCGCCGAGCTGCGCCGCTTGCGCGATGTCGCGGGGCTGAAGATCGACGAGGTGGTGGAACGCACCACGCTCAACGCCCCGAAGGTCAGCCGCATCGAGACCGCTCGCATCGGGGTGAAGGTCGCCGACCTGGACACACTCCTCGACCTCTACGCGGTGGACGACGCCGAGAAACGCGACGCGCTGCACCGCCTCGCCAGGGACGGCAGGACGCGCGGGTGGTGGCAGACCTACCGCGATTACATCTCTCCCGCGTACGCCGATCTCATCAGCCTGGAAGCGGACGCGAAGAGTATGCGTTCGTACGAGACGACGCTGATCCCTGGACTCCTCCAGACCGCCGCCTACGCCCGCGCGACCATCGACGCCATCAATATGACGACTCCGAGGGAGCGCGTGAACGCGCTCGTCGAGATCCGGATGGCCCGTCAGTCGGTCCTCTCCCGGCCTCAGCCGCTGGAGTTGTGGGCCATCGTCCATGAGGCGGCCCTCCGCCTGGACGTTCCCGGGCCTCACGTGATGCGCGACCAGTTGCAGCGCCTGCTCGATCTCCAGGATCTTCCGCATGTCTCGATACAGGCTCTGCCGCTGGACGCCGCCCCGCACCCGGGCCTCTCGGGAGCGTTCGCGGTGATCGGATTCCCGGAGACGGCCGACCTTGATGTCGTGCACGTGGAGTCACTGACCAGCGCGCTGTACGTCGAGGATCCTGCGGAAGTGTCGATCTATGGCAGCGCGTTCGAGCGACTCCGCGCGGCGGCCCTGCCGTTCGACAAGACGGCCGACCTCATCGCACAAGTGAAGGACAGCATCACATGA
- a CDS encoding DUF397 domain-containing protein, with amino-acid sequence MTHIPNSSSTPFTWTAPKRSGGNSNCVEVAHGITGVMPVRDSKNPAGPAIVFDDTAWNGFVNGLKTDTATR; translated from the coding sequence ATGACCCATATTCCGAACTCCTCCAGTACCCCGTTCACCTGGACCGCGCCGAAGCGCAGCGGCGGCAACAGCAACTGCGTGGAGGTGGCCCACGGCATCACAGGGGTGATGCCCGTGCGCGACAGCAAGAACCCCGCAGGTCCTGCCATCGTCTTCGACGACACCGCGTGGAACGGTTTCGTCAACGGGCTGAAGACGGACACCGCCACTCGATAG
- a CDS encoding FAD-dependent oxidoreductase, producing MTQQRTAGRHAVVIGAGLAGMLAAWVLREHAGRVTVIERDRAPEGPKPRAGVPQGRHAHVLLPSGQRALDALLPGTVDRLLNDGARQVGMPEDMVQWQAGRWYLRTPASIHLLACTRPLIDWTVRERVRSDDRIHFTQSTEAAALLGDAGRVRGVRVRGRGAGDRATRDIEADLVIDASGRSSASPLWLNEIGARAPREESIDTGLAYASQVFRAPEGEPDPAFHCFYVLPNAAQPLTAVLLRVEEGRWIASLSGPRGLEPPTDAEGFVDYASRYPHPHLRDWLSKAVAESPVVGGRHNANVRRYYEERGRLPAGFLAMGDALCAFNPIYGQGMSVAALGAVALRAALSDRDSVPTTARTQRALAAVARQAWEIAAGADKEIPGVEFYGTARGATADAAAWYLRRLQQRVPGNPTLGAAYRDVLALNAPLTTLFAPRNAADVLFTRVPATPEHPPLTRDSLD from the coding sequence GTGACGCAGCAGCGGACAGCGGGACGGCATGCCGTGGTCATCGGTGCGGGACTCGCGGGAATGCTGGCCGCGTGGGTGCTCCGCGAACACGCCGGACGAGTGACGGTCATCGAACGCGACCGGGCCCCGGAAGGCCCCAAGCCCCGGGCAGGGGTACCTCAGGGGCGCCACGCCCATGTGCTGCTGCCCAGCGGACAGCGTGCCCTCGACGCGCTGCTCCCCGGCACCGTGGACCGGCTGCTGAACGACGGCGCGCGCCAGGTGGGCATGCCCGAGGACATGGTGCAGTGGCAGGCGGGCCGCTGGTATCTGAGGACTCCGGCCAGCATTCATCTGCTCGCCTGCACAAGGCCGTTGATCGACTGGACCGTACGCGAGCGGGTGCGGAGCGACGACAGGATCCACTTCACGCAGTCCACCGAGGCGGCCGCCCTCCTCGGTGACGCGGGGCGGGTGCGGGGTGTGCGCGTCAGGGGTCGGGGCGCGGGCGACAGGGCCACACGGGACATCGAGGCCGACCTGGTCATCGACGCGTCGGGGAGGAGTTCCGCCTCCCCCCTCTGGCTGAACGAGATCGGTGCGCGGGCGCCGCGCGAGGAGTCCATCGATACGGGACTCGCCTACGCCAGTCAGGTCTTCAGGGCGCCCGAGGGCGAACCCGACCCCGCCTTCCACTGTTTCTACGTACTCCCCAACGCGGCACAGCCCCTCACGGCCGTACTGCTGCGCGTCGAGGAGGGCCGCTGGATCGCCAGTCTCTCCGGCCCTCGGGGCCTCGAACCCCCCACCGATGCCGAGGGGTTCGTCGACTACGCGTCGCGTTACCCGCACCCGCACCTCAGGGACTGGCTGAGCAAGGCGGTGGCGGAGTCGCCGGTGGTGGGCGGCAGGCACAACGCCAACGTCCGCAGGTACTACGAGGAGCGGGGCCGCCTGCCCGCAGGGTTCCTGGCCATGGGGGACGCGCTGTGTGCCTTCAACCCCATCTACGGGCAGGGCATGTCGGTCGCGGCGCTCGGGGCGGTGGCGCTCCGCGCGGCCCTCTCCGACCGCGACTCCGTACCGACCACGGCGCGGACCCAGCGGGCCCTGGCCGCCGTCGCCCGACAGGCCTGGGAGATCGCCGCGGGCGCGGACAAGGAGATTCCCGGCGTCGAGTTCTACGGTACGGCGCGGGGCGCGACGGCGGACGCGGCTGCCTGGTACCTGCGCCGCCTCCAGCAACGCGTGCCGGGGAACCCCACGCTGGGTGCCGCCTACCGGGACGTCCTCGCGCTGAACGCCCCCTTGACCACCTTGTTCGCCCCGAGGAACGCGGCGGACGTCCTCTTCACCCGAGTACCCGCGACCCCCGAACACCCCCCGCTCACCCGGGACTCGCTCGACTGA
- a CDS encoding ABC transporter permease has protein sequence MSTVTTPRAPSGSPATAPGYRASRTLPLRVEAVRQLKRRRTLVMGAVLALLPFVLAIAFAVGGTPGGDGAGAGRITLMDTATASAGNFAATCLFVSAGFLLVVPVALFCGDTVASEASWSSLRYLLAAPVPRARLLASKLTVGLAFSLAAMVVLPLVGLALGAVLYGWGPLEVPTGGTLPAGEAVGRLALVVAYIFVSQLVTAALAFWLSTRTDAPLGAVGGAVGLTIIGNVLDAVTALGHWRDFLPAHWQFAWADAIQPQLEWNGMLQGASVSVAYALVLFALAFRGFARKDIVS, from the coding sequence ATGAGCACCGTGACCACCCCGCGTGCGCCCTCCGGGTCGCCCGCGACGGCCCCGGGCTACCGGGCCTCCCGCACCCTGCCGCTGCGCGTCGAGGCGGTGCGCCAGCTGAAGCGGCGCCGCACGCTGGTGATGGGGGCGGTGCTCGCGCTGCTGCCGTTCGTGCTGGCCATCGCCTTCGCGGTGGGCGGCACACCGGGCGGTGACGGCGCGGGGGCCGGCCGGATCACCCTCATGGACACGGCCACCGCGTCCGCGGGCAACTTCGCCGCCACCTGCCTCTTCGTATCGGCGGGGTTCCTGCTGGTCGTGCCGGTCGCGCTGTTCTGCGGTGACACGGTCGCCTCCGAGGCGAGCTGGTCCTCGCTGCGCTATCTGCTCGCCGCGCCCGTTCCCAGGGCCCGGCTGCTGGCGAGCAAGCTGACGGTCGGCCTCGCGTTCAGCCTCGCGGCGATGGTGGTCCTGCCGCTGGTCGGTCTGGCCCTGGGCGCGGTCCTGTACGGCTGGGGCCCGCTGGAGGTCCCCACCGGGGGCACCCTCCCCGCCGGGGAGGCCGTGGGGCGGCTCGCGCTGGTCGTCGCGTACATCTTCGTCTCGCAGCTCGTCACGGCGGCGCTCGCCTTCTGGCTCTCCACGAGGACGGACGCTCCGCTCGGCGCGGTCGGTGGCGCGGTCGGCCTCACCATCATCGGCAACGTCCTCGACGCGGTGACGGCGCTCGGACACTGGCGGGACTTCCTGCCCGCGCACTGGCAGTTCGCGTGGGCCGACGCGATCCAGCCGCAGCTGGAGTGGAACGGGATGCTCCAGGGCGCGTCGGTCTCGGTGGCGTACGCGCTGGTGCTGTTCGCCCTGGCGTTCCGGGGGTTCGCCCGGAAGGACATCGTGTCCTGA
- a CDS encoding alpha/beta fold hydrolase encodes MDLRLPQRAGPPGPLPPRRTRRPLLARRVSAVLAAMALVMLGAGAGPAAADSGGSVHRSDAMRTMPGGARIDTSYFTAGDSGKKRPAVLLTHGFGGSKADVRPQAEKLARHGYAVLTWSARSFGKSTGKIGLNDPKGEVADVSHLIDWLATRPEVRLDSKGDPRVGVTGASYGGAVSLLAAGYDKRVDAIAPQITYWNLADALFPNNVFKKLWAGIFFTSGSADIGARPSATGIGCGRFEKKLCDMYQRVAVKGKPDAAARELLEERSPSAVGDRIKVPTFIAQGQTDSLFPLGQADAMAKRIKANGAPVDVDWIAGGHDGGDMEVDRVSERVTHWFDRYLKKDTSVDTGPAFRVSRTGGVDSTDGAARLRGADGSSYPGLTGTAPGRADRGTGGDGEGTGARRSKAPGQEGRADTDSAGQGDRSDAGDGSGEQAFRLPRSTETFSNPPGGAPPAISSVPGVGGAAQLANAGLGLSIDFPGQFARFETKPLTKGLRVTGTPTTRVRVSSTTGEAVLFAKVYDVSADGKQQTLPSQLVSPVRVDGAKQGKDVDITLPAVDHQVQKGHRLRLVLSATDLGYASPAEPATYTVTPVTALHVPTAPGVTTAAASLPSWVWMLPAAAAVVALALLVVARRRTAAPPADPDLAEVPLRITGLSKRYARSADRYAVRDLSFEVGKGQVLGLLGPNGAGKTTTLRMLMGLITPDAGEIRVFGHAIRPGAPVLSRVGSFVEGAGFLPHLTGRANLDLYWQATGRPAEDAHIEEALEIAGLGDALGRAVRTYSQGMRQRLAIAQAMLGLPDLLILDEPTNGLDPPQIREMREVMIRYAEGGRTVIVSSHLLAEVEQSCTHLVVMDRGQLVQAGPVAEIIGSGDTVFVGLATDTPDVLADRTGELPGVASAVATDGGLLLRLDGITTQELLPELVKLDLPVTSVGPHRRLEDAFLHLIGADA; translated from the coding sequence ATGGATCTCCGACTGCCTCAGCGGGCCGGGCCGCCCGGCCCCCTCCCGCCGCGAAGGACACGACGGCCGCTTCTGGCACGACGGGTCTCCGCCGTGCTCGCCGCCATGGCCCTCGTCATGCTGGGGGCCGGGGCGGGGCCCGCCGCGGCGGACTCCGGGGGGTCCGTGCACCGGAGCGACGCGATGCGGACCATGCCCGGCGGAGCGCGCATCGACACCTCGTACTTCACGGCGGGGGACTCGGGGAAGAAACGCCCCGCCGTGCTGCTGACGCACGGATTCGGCGGCAGCAAGGCCGACGTGCGCCCGCAGGCGGAGAAACTGGCCCGCCACGGATACGCGGTGCTGACCTGGTCCGCCAGGAGCTTCGGCAAATCCACGGGCAAGATCGGGCTGAACGACCCGAAGGGCGAAGTCGCCGACGTCTCGCACCTCATCGACTGGCTGGCCACCCGCCCGGAAGTGCGACTCGACTCCAAGGGCGACCCGAGGGTCGGAGTGACCGGGGCCTCCTACGGCGGGGCGGTCTCCTTGCTCGCCGCGGGGTACGACAAGCGGGTCGACGCCATCGCCCCGCAGATCACCTACTGGAACCTCGCGGACGCGCTCTTCCCCAACAACGTCTTCAAGAAGCTGTGGGCGGGGATCTTCTTCACCTCGGGCTCGGCGGACATCGGTGCCAGGCCCAGCGCCACGGGCATCGGCTGCGGCAGGTTCGAGAAGAAGCTGTGCGACATGTACCAACGCGTCGCGGTCAAGGGAAAGCCGGACGCCGCCGCACGTGAACTGCTGGAGGAACGCAGCCCCTCCGCTGTGGGTGACCGCATCAAGGTGCCCACCTTCATCGCCCAGGGCCAGACCGACTCGCTCTTCCCGCTCGGGCAGGCCGACGCCATGGCCAAGCGGATCAAGGCCAACGGCGCGCCTGTCGACGTGGACTGGATCGCCGGCGGCCACGACGGTGGCGACATGGAGGTCGACCGGGTCTCCGAGCGCGTCACTCACTGGTTCGACCGGTATCTGAAGAAGGACACCTCCGTCGACACCGGCCCCGCATTCCGTGTCTCGCGCACCGGCGGGGTCGACTCCACGGACGGCGCGGCCCGGCTGCGCGGCGCCGACGGTTCCAGCTACCCGGGGCTGACGGGGACCGCCCCCGGCCGGGCCGACCGGGGCACCGGCGGCGACGGCGAGGGCACGGGCGCCCGCCGCAGCAAGGCGCCTGGCCAGGAGGGGCGCGCCGACACGGACTCGGCGGGCCAGGGCGACCGTTCCGACGCGGGCGACGGCTCGGGCGAACAGGCCTTCAGGCTGCCCCGCTCCACCGAGACCTTCTCCAACCCGCCGGGCGGGGCGCCACCCGCGATCTCCAGCGTGCCGGGGGTCGGCGGGGCCGCCCAACTGGCCAACGCGGGGCTCGGTCTCTCGATCGACTTCCCCGGCCAGTTCGCCCGGTTCGAGACGAAGCCACTGACCAAGGGGCTGCGCGTCACAGGCACCCCCACCACTCGCGTCAGGGTCTCCTCGACCACCGGTGAGGCCGTGCTCTTCGCCAAGGTCTACGACGTCAGCGCGGACGGCAAGCAGCAGACGCTGCCCTCGCAACTCGTCTCACCGGTCCGCGTCGACGGCGCCAAGCAGGGCAAGGACGTCGACATCACCCTGCCCGCCGTCGACCACCAGGTGCAGAAGGGGCACCGGCTGCGTCTCGTCCTGTCGGCGACCGACCTCGGGTACGCCTCGCCTGCCGAGCCCGCCACCTACACGGTCACGCCGGTCACCGCACTCCACGTGCCCACCGCGCCCGGCGTGACGACAGCCGCCGCCTCGCTGCCCTCCTGGGTGTGGATGCTGCCCGCGGCAGCCGCCGTCGTCGCCCTCGCACTGCTGGTCGTCGCCCGCCGCCGCACCGCGGCCCCGCCCGCGGACCCGGACCTGGCAGAGGTGCCGCTGCGCATCACCGGGCTGAGCAAGCGGTACGCGCGCTCCGCCGACAGGTACGCCGTGCGGGACCTGTCCTTCGAGGTGGGCAAGGGCCAGGTCCTCGGTCTGCTCGGGCCCAACGGCGCAGGCAAGACGACGACCCTGCGGATGCTCATGGGGCTGATCACCCCCGACGCGGGAGAGATCCGCGTCTTCGGGCACGCCATCAGGCCGGGAGCGCCCGTACTCTCCCGTGTCGGCTCCTTCGTCGAGGGCGCAGGGTTCCTGCCGCACCTCACGGGCCGGGCCAACCTCGACCTGTACTGGCAGGCGACGGGCCGCCCCGCCGAGGACGCCCACATCGAGGAGGCGCTGGAGATCGCGGGGCTCGGCGACGCGCTGGGGCGCGCCGTGCGGACGTACTCGCAGGGCATGCGCCAGCGTCTCGCCATCGCCCAGGCCATGCTCGGCCTCCCGGACCTGCTGATCCTCGACGAACCGACCAACGGCCTCGACCCGCCCCAGATCAGGGAGATGCGCGAGGTGATGATCCGGTACGCGGAGGGCGGCAGAACGGTGATCGTCTCCAGCCACCTGCTGGCCGAGGTCGAGCAGTCGTGCACGCACCTCGTCGTCATGGACCGGGGACAGCTCGTGCAGGCGGGACCGGTGGCCGAGATCATCGGTTCGGGCGACACCGTGTTCGTCGGACTGGCCACGGACACCCCCGACGTGCTCGCCGACAGGACGGGGGAGCTGCCGGGGGTCGCCTCGGCCGTCGCCACCGACGGCGGGCTGCTGCTGCGGCTCGACGGCATCACCACCCAGGAGCTCCTGCCCGAGCTGGTCAAACTCGACCTGCCCGTGACCTCCGTCGGCCCCCACCGCCGCCTGGAGGACGCCTTCCTGCACCTGATCGGAGCCGACGCATGA
- a CDS encoding CoA-acylating methylmalonate-semialdehyde dehydrogenase — translation MKTVHHWIGGKSVQGTSGTTGPVTDPATGAVTTRVDFAGADEVDTAVAAAKSAYATWGTSSLAQRTTILFRFRALLDAHRDEIAELITAEHGKVHSDALGEVARGLEVVDLACGITTQLKGELSTEVSSRVDVAGIRQSLGVVAGITPFNFPAMVPMWMFPPAIACGNTFVLKPSEKDPSASVRVAELLTEAGLPDGVFNVLHGDKVAVDRLLEHPDVAAVSFVGSTPIARHIHTTASANGKRVQALGGAKNHMLVLPDADLDAAADAAVSAAYGSAGERCMAISAVVAVGATGDTLVAKIKERAEKITIGPGNDPSSEMGPLITKAHRDKVASYVTGAAAQGSEVVLDGTGFTVEGYEDGHWIGLSLLDRVPTDSDAYRDEIFGPVLVVLRAETYEEGLAIINASPFGNGTAIFTRDGGAARRFQLEVEAGMVGVNVPIPVPVGYHSFGGWKDSLFGDHHIYGNDGVHFYTRGKVVTTRWPDPADSPAGVDLGFPSNH, via the coding sequence ATGAAGACCGTTCACCACTGGATCGGTGGCAAGTCAGTCCAGGGCACCTCGGGCACCACTGGCCCCGTGACCGACCCGGCGACCGGCGCCGTCACCACCCGGGTCGACTTCGCCGGTGCCGACGAGGTCGACACGGCGGTGGCCGCGGCCAAGTCGGCGTACGCCACTTGGGGCACCTCGTCGCTGGCCCAGCGCACCACGATCCTCTTCCGTTTCCGGGCGCTCCTCGACGCCCACCGTGACGAGATCGCCGAGCTGATCACCGCGGAACACGGCAAGGTCCACTCGGACGCGCTCGGTGAGGTGGCGCGGGGCCTTGAGGTCGTCGACCTGGCCTGCGGTATCACGACCCAGCTCAAGGGTGAGCTGTCCACGGAGGTGTCGAGCCGCGTCGACGTGGCCGGCATCAGGCAGTCGCTGGGTGTCGTCGCCGGGATCACACCCTTCAACTTCCCCGCCATGGTGCCGATGTGGATGTTCCCGCCGGCCATCGCCTGCGGCAACACCTTCGTGCTGAAGCCGTCGGAGAAGGACCCGTCGGCCTCGGTGCGCGTCGCGGAACTCCTCACGGAGGCGGGGCTGCCCGACGGCGTCTTCAACGTCCTGCACGGCGACAAGGTGGCCGTCGACCGGCTGCTCGAACACCCCGACGTCGCGGCCGTCTCCTTCGTGGGCTCCACCCCGATCGCCAGGCACATCCACACCACGGCCTCCGCCAACGGCAAGCGGGTGCAGGCGCTCGGCGGCGCCAAGAACCACATGCTGGTGCTGCCCGACGCCGACCTGGACGCCGCCGCGGACGCGGCCGTGTCCGCCGCGTACGGGTCGGCGGGCGAACGCTGCATGGCGATCTCGGCGGTCGTGGCGGTCGGCGCCACGGGCGACACGCTCGTCGCGAAGATCAAGGAACGCGCCGAGAAGATCACCATCGGCCCCGGCAACGACCCGTCCTCCGAGATGGGCCCGCTGATCACCAAGGCCCACCGGGACAAGGTCGCCTCGTACGTCACGGGCGCGGCGGCCCAGGGATCCGAAGTCGTCCTCGACGGCACCGGGTTCACCGTCGAGGGGTACGAGGACGGCCACTGGATCGGCCTGTCCCTGCTCGACAGGGTTCCCACCGACTCCGACGCCTACCGTGACGAGATCTTCGGCCCCGTCCTGGTCGTGCTGCGCGCGGAGACGTACGAGGAGGGGCTCGCGATCATCAACGCCTCACCGTTCGGCAACGGAACCGCGATCTTCACCAGGGACGGCGGCGCCGCACGCCGTTTCCAGCTGGAGGTGGAGGCCGGGATGGTCGGCGTGAACGTGCCGATCCCCGTGCCGGTGGGCTACCACTCGTTCGGTGGCTGGAAGGACTCCCTCTTCGGCGACCACCACATCTACGGCAACGACGGCGTGCACTTCTACACACGCGGCAAGGTCGTCACCACCCGCTGGCCGGACCCGGCGGACTCGCCCGCCGGTGTGGACCTCGGATTTCCCAGCAACCACTGA
- the iolD gene encoding 3D-(3,5/4)-trihydroxycyclohexane-1,2-dione acylhydrolase (decyclizing), whose translation MSTRRLTVAQALIAFLTRQYTERDGERHRLIGATWGIFGHGNVAGVGQALVEHADTMPFHQGRNEQAMVHAATGYARQSGRLSTHAVTTSIGPGATNLVTGAALATVNRLPVLLLPGDTFATRVADPVLQQLETPYAGDISVNDCLRPVSKYFDRIGRPEALIPAALQAMGVLSDPVDTGAVTLALPQDVQAEAYDWPEEFFAERVWHVRRPQPDPYELAAAVRAIRAAERPLLVAGGGVHHSAAEDALRAFADATGIPVASTQAGKGSLPHDHPADVGGIGHTGTATADELARAADLVIGVGTRYTDFTTASRTLFEGSGGSGADGVRFVNLNIASFDSRKLGALSLVADARSGLDDLTTGLAGHRVTAEYVSQYTADKSRWEYRVDAAFTPEDDLLRPTQQQVLGVLDSLVDHTDILINAAGSLPGDLHKLWRARSPRQYHVEYGYSCMGYEIPAAIGVSLAAPGSPVWALVGDGTYLMMPTEIVTAVQENIPIKVVILQNHGYASIGGLSKTVGAEGYGTAYRYPAEDGSPTGGAPLPVDLAANAASLGMRVLTARSVRELREALGKARVCDRPTCVYVETETADTVSGAPPAQAWWDVPVAETATRPAAVEARKKYDRQTGARRTHL comes from the coding sequence ATGAGTACCCGTCGACTGACCGTCGCCCAGGCCCTCATCGCCTTCCTCACCCGCCAGTACACCGAGCGCGACGGTGAGCGGCACCGGCTGATCGGCGCCACCTGGGGCATCTTCGGCCACGGCAATGTGGCCGGGGTCGGCCAGGCGCTCGTGGAGCACGCCGACACCATGCCCTTCCACCAGGGCCGCAACGAACAGGCCATGGTGCACGCGGCCACCGGCTACGCCAGGCAGAGCGGCCGGCTCTCCACGCACGCCGTCACCACCTCCATCGGCCCCGGCGCCACCAACCTCGTGACCGGGGCGGCGCTCGCCACCGTCAACCGGCTGCCCGTACTCCTGCTGCCGGGGGACACTTTCGCGACGCGCGTCGCCGACCCCGTGCTCCAGCAACTGGAGACCCCGTACGCGGGTGACATCTCCGTCAACGACTGCCTGCGGCCCGTCTCGAAGTACTTCGACCGGATCGGCCGCCCCGAGGCACTGATCCCCGCCGCGCTCCAGGCCATGGGGGTGCTGTCCGACCCTGTGGACACCGGCGCCGTCACCCTCGCGCTGCCGCAGGACGTGCAGGCCGAGGCGTACGACTGGCCGGAGGAGTTCTTCGCGGAACGCGTCTGGCATGTACGCAGGCCCCAGCCCGACCCCTACGAACTGGCCGCCGCCGTCCGGGCGATCCGGGCGGCGGAGCGCCCCCTGCTGGTGGCGGGCGGCGGCGTCCACCACAGCGCGGCCGAGGACGCCCTGCGCGCCTTCGCCGACGCCACCGGCATCCCCGTCGCGTCCACCCAGGCGGGCAAGGGCTCCCTGCCCCACGACCACCCCGCCGATGTCGGCGGCATCGGTCACACCGGCACCGCCACCGCCGACGAACTGGCCCGCGCCGCCGACCTCGTCATCGGTGTCGGCACCCGCTACACCGACTTCACCACCGCTTCCCGCACCCTGTTCGAGGGGAGCGGGGGGAGCGGCGCCGACGGAGTCCGCTTCGTCAACCTCAACATCGCCTCCTTCGACAGCCGCAAGCTCGGCGCGCTGTCCCTCGTGGCCGACGCCCGCTCGGGACTGGACGACCTGACCACCGGGCTCGCCGGCCACCGCGTCACCGCCGAGTACGTCAGCCAGTACACGGCGGACAAGAGCCGCTGGGAGTACCGCGTCGACGCGGCCTTCACGCCCGAGGACGACCTGCTTCGCCCCACCCAGCAGCAGGTGCTCGGCGTCCTCGACTCCCTCGTCGACCACACCGACATCCTCATCAATGCGGCCGGTTCGCTCCCCGGTGACCTGCACAAACTGTGGCGTGCCCGGTCGCCGCGCCAGTACCACGTCGAGTACGGCTACTCCTGCATGGGATACGAGATCCCGGCCGCGATCGGCGTGAGCCTCGCGGCGCCCGGCAGCCCGGTGTGGGCGCTGGTCGGCGACGGGACCTATCTGATGATGCCCACCGAGATCGTCACGGCGGTCCAGGAGAACATCCCGATCAAGGTCGTCATCCTCCAGAACCACGGCTACGCCTCCATCGGTGGCCTCTCGAAGACCGTCGGAGCGGAGGGGTACGGCACCGCCTACCGCTATCCCGCCGAGGACGGGTCGCCCACCGGCGGCGCCCCGCTCCCCGTGGACCTGGCGGCCAACGCGGCCAGTCTCGGCATGCGCGTACTGACCGCGAGGAGCGTCCGAGAACTGCGCGAGGCACTCGGCAAGGCGCGCGTCTGCGACCGCCCCACATGTGTCTATGTGGAGACCGAAACGGCAGACACAGTGTCCGGCGCGCCCCCTGCGCAGGCGTGGTGGGATGTTCCGGTGGCCGAGACCGCGACACGCCCGGCGGCGGTCGAGGCACGGAAGAAGTACGACCGGCAGACGGGCGCGCGCCGCACGCATCTGTAG
- the iolB gene encoding 5-deoxy-glucuronate isomerase codes for MKDHVSQDAPTAHTPAGPHLPAGSAASGPYALDVTPGQDAALRHAALRVLELPAGGTHTFATGDSEWIVLPLSGGCVIEVDADEEDRTARTARPGGERAGAPTEGQRFDVRGRASVFGAVSDFVYLPRDAHTQISSGAGGRFALAGAKCERRLPARYGPAPEVPVELRGTGMCSRQVNNFAAAGVFPCDRLIAVEVLTPGGNWSSYPPHKHDEHRPGVESELEEIYYYEIAEGPGGAPGLGYQRVSPSRQGGTELLTEVRDGDTVLIPDGWHGPAMASPGHAMYYLNVMAGPAEERAWLISDHPDHGWIRDTWPFRPTDPRLPLYTAPVPTPPGPAGPGSGPEEIAS; via the coding sequence ATGAAGGATCACGTATCTCAGGACGCGCCGACAGCCCACACCCCGGCCGGGCCTCACCTCCCCGCGGGGTCCGCGGCCTCCGGCCCGTACGCCCTCGACGTCACACCGGGGCAGGACGCCGCTCTGCGCCACGCGGCCCTGCGGGTGCTCGAACTCCCCGCGGGAGGGACCCACACGTTCGCCACCGGGGACAGCGAATGGATCGTGCTGCCGCTGAGCGGCGGCTGTGTCATCGAGGTGGATGCCGACGAGGAGGACCGTACCGCCCGTACCGCCCGTCCCGGAGGGGAGCGTGCGGGAGCCCCTACGGAAGGGCAGCGCTTCGACGTGCGCGGGCGCGCGAGCGTGTTCGGCGCGGTCAGCGACTTCGTCTATCTCCCCCGCGACGCCCACACCCAGATCTCCTCCGGCGCCGGCGGCCGTTTCGCTCTGGCAGGAGCGAAGTGCGAGCGACGACTCCCCGCTCGCTACGGCCCCGCGCCGGAGGTCCCCGTCGAACTGCGCGGCACCGGTATGTGCAGCCGCCAGGTCAACAACTTCGCCGCCGCGGGCGTCTTCCCCTGCGACCGGCTCATCGCCGTCGAAGTGCTGACCCCCGGCGGCAACTGGTCCTCCTACCCGCCGCACAAACACGACGAGCACCGCCCAGGCGTCGAATCGGAGCTGGAGGAGATCTACTACTACGAGATCGCAGAAGGCCCTGGCGGCGCCCCCGGCCTCGGCTACCAGCGCGTCTCACCGTCACGGCAGGGCGGCACGGAACTCCTCACCGAGGTGCGCGACGGCGACACCGTTCTCATCCCCGACGGCTGGCACGGCCCCGCGATGGCCTCGCCCGGCCACGCCATGTACTACCTCAACGTCATGGCGGGCCCCGCCGAAGAACGCGCCTGGCTGATCAGCGACCACCCCGACCACGGCTGGATCCGTGACACCTGGCCGTTCCGGCCCACCGACCCCCGCCTGCCCCTGTACACCGCACCAGTGCCCACCCCGCCAGGACCCGCGGGCCCCGGCTCCGGCCCCGAGGAGATCGCCTCATGA